One part of the Corynebacterium aurimucosum ATCC 700975 genome encodes these proteins:
- a CDS encoding NUDIX domain-containing protein: MIDSQTGWFFVHASVKVIPVLGGKVLLGLNPRGDWELLGGWPDRGDLSLRETAQRELKEEANLETLPDTLVDAFLLRDPKVENPVAIIAYGVTVSLNEGIDISESIEHEKLGLFGKDEISGLQNLLPEYKTVILKYLEMGGNNKS, encoded by the coding sequence ATGATCGACTCTCAAACTGGATGGTTTTTTGTTCACGCTAGTGTGAAGGTTATTCCAGTCCTCGGCGGTAAGGTGCTATTGGGGCTTAATCCTAGGGGGGATTGGGAGCTACTCGGAGGCTGGCCGGACAGGGGAGACTTATCGCTTCGCGAGACAGCTCAGCGCGAGTTGAAAGAAGAGGCAAATTTAGAGACTCTCCCCGATACCCTAGTAGATGCGTTTCTTCTAAGAGATCCGAAAGTGGAAAATCCGGTTGCGATTATCGCATATGGGGTCACCGTGTCATTGAATGAAGGGATTGATATTAGTGAAAGCATCGAGCATGAAAAGCTAGGTTTATTTGGAAAGGATGAGATTTCGGGTTTGCAAAATCTCTTGCCGGAATATAAGACCGTGATTTTGAAATATCTGGAGATGGGTGGAAATAACAAAAGCTAG
- a CDS encoding DoxX family protein has product MILESSPAWPSLLLAAILLGDAALSLKPVPFIEACLSGVKLPKDWWWALIVIKYLAAAGLIAGLWFPGVGIATMVGVIAYFCAAAAAHVRAHFLGSAFWINCLGMLALSIGVLILTLALN; this is encoded by the coding sequence ATGATCCTAGAATCCTCCCCCGCTTGGCCCTCCCTGCTACTGGCTGCCATCCTGCTTGGCGACGCCGCCCTCTCCCTCAAACCAGTCCCCTTTATCGAAGCCTGCCTCAGCGGCGTCAAACTCCCCAAGGACTGGTGGTGGGCGCTCATTGTCATCAAGTATCTCGCCGCCGCAGGACTCATTGCCGGCCTCTGGTTCCCCGGCGTAGGAATTGCAACCATGGTTGGCGTCATCGCATACTTCTGCGCAGCCGCAGCAGCCCATGTCCGCGCCCACTTCCTCGGTAGCGCATTCTGGATCAACTGCTTAGGCATGCTCGCACTCTCCATCGGAGTACTGATCCTGACGCTCGCACTGAATTAA